A window from Candidatus Gracilibacteria bacterium encodes these proteins:
- a CDS encoding cation transporter, whose product MQKSTFKVSKMDCPSEERMIRMKLQPLEGIKQIEVDLSARLVQVYHEGDIEQVTKTLESLRLDSKLLKSQKNSSPAQLEIDQDEEKTLKLVLGINLAFFFVEVTAGFIIHSMGVVADGLDMFADAVVYGLSLYAIGRATVAKKSIVKLIAYLQLALASFGLIEVIRRFIGFEETPLFAYMILISIFALAANVTSLVVLQRSKSKDVHIKASELCTSNDVLANIGVILAAVLVYYTQSSYPDLIIGSLIFFMVARGSYKIMQLSK is encoded by the coding sequence ATGCAGAAAAGCACATTCAAGGTTTCAAAGATGGACTGCCCCAGTGAGGAAAGAATGATACGAATGAAGCTCCAACCGCTGGAAGGTATTAAGCAGATCGAGGTAGATCTTTCAGCTAGGCTTGTACAGGTTTACCACGAGGGCGATATTGAACAAGTAACGAAAACCCTAGAAAGCCTACGGCTCGACTCCAAACTCCTGAAGTCACAAAAAAACTCTTCCCCAGCTCAATTGGAGATCGATCAGGATGAAGAAAAAACTCTAAAGTTAGTACTAGGCATCAACCTCGCCTTCTTCTTCGTTGAAGTCACAGCAGGATTCATTATTCACTCAATGGGCGTGGTAGCGGATGGTCTGGATATGTTTGCGGACGCAGTTGTATACGGACTTAGCCTTTATGCCATTGGAAGAGCCACTGTAGCCAAGAAGAGTATCGTGAAGCTGATTGCTTACCTTCAGCTCGCTCTTGCTAGTTTCGGACTCATAGAAGTCATTAGACGCTTCATTGGTTTTGAAGAAACTCCTCTCTTTGCGTACATGATTTTGATCTCTATTTTTGCCCTCGCTGCAAACGTCACCTCCCTTGTGGTACTCCAACGCTCCAAGAGTAAGGACGTGCACATCAAGGCAAGCGAGCTTTGCACCTCTAATGATGTGCTCGCAAACATAGGGGTCATTCTTGCAGCAGTATTGGTTTACTATACACAGTCGAGCTACCCCGATCTCATCATCGGTTCCCTCATCTTCTTTATGGTTGCGAGAGGGTCTTACAAGATCATGCAGCTCTCCAAATAA
- a CDS encoding DsbA family protein produces the protein MMKETKKSFSKILPILTLPIILGIGILLGQQMGNAKETTTTQSDSTSPTPTVNQVQNPTDADDDPFMGSEDAPITMIEFSDYQCPFCRSFFNETLPLIKENYIDKGLVKLVYRDMPLTSLGHTDATPAANAAECARDQGGDEVYFAYHDLIFEGENKLGYGTVKIPEESLYTYAEQLGLDADQFKECQEGQKYYDEIAEDSAAGRAAGMNGTPSFVINGQLVIGAYPYETFEQIFNELLKGTSNFQTEKFGK, from the coding sequence ATGATGAAAGAAACTAAGAAATCCTTTTCAAAAATACTTCCGATCCTAACCCTCCCGATTATATTGGGAATCGGCATTCTCTTGGGCCAGCAAATGGGAAATGCCAAGGAAACCACCACTACCCAAAGTGATTCAACAAGTCCCACACCAACGGTCAATCAAGTGCAGAATCCAACGGATGCGGACGACGATCCTTTTATGGGTTCAGAGGATGCTCCAATAACCATGATCGAATTCTCGGATTATCAATGCCCTTTCTGTAGAAGTTTTTTTAATGAAACTCTTCCTTTAATCAAAGAAAATTATATCGACAAAGGCTTGGTGAAACTCGTCTACAGGGATATGCCTTTGACTTCTCTAGGTCATACGGATGCGACTCCAGCGGCCAATGCAGCGGAATGTGCCAGAGATCAAGGAGGGGATGAAGTGTACTTCGCCTACCATGACCTTATTTTTGAAGGGGAAAATAAATTGGGCTATGGGACGGTAAAAATCCCGGAAGAGAGTTTGTACACCTATGCAGAGCAACTTGGCTTAGATGCTGATCAATTTAAAGAGTGCCAGGAAGGACAAAAATACTACGACGAAATCGCCGAAGACTCTGCGGCAGGCAGAGCCGCGGGGATGAACGGCACTCCAAGTTTTGTCATCAATGGGCAGCTCGTTATCGGCGCATATCCGTACGAAACCTTTGAGCAAATCTTTAATGAACTTCTAAAATGAACCTCAAATTTTCAAACAGAGAAATTTTGAAAATAA
- a CDS encoding metalloregulator ArsR/SmtB family transcription factor has translation MDKKQLEIESRFFKGFADQSRLAILTELMEGAKTVSQIVEATGLSQPNTSTHLACLLECGLVQKEKIGREVSYELASKEIRDMIESARKIVREHADEIYKCTRY, from the coding sequence ATGGATAAGAAACAACTTGAAATTGAATCCCGCTTCTTCAAAGGCTTCGCTGACCAGTCCCGCCTAGCCATCCTCACCGAACTCATGGAAGGAGCCAAGACCGTTTCACAAATCGTAGAAGCCACAGGGCTTTCCCAGCCGAACACTTCTACTCATTTAGCTTGTCTCTTGGAATGTGGTCTCGTTCAAAAAGAAAAGATCGGTCGTGAAGTGTCTTACGAGCTTGCTTCAAAGGAAATTCGCGACATGATTGAGTCCGCTCGCAAGATCGTAAGGGAACACGCGGACGAAATTTATAAGTGTACCCGTTACTAA
- a CDS encoding metal-sensing transcriptional repressor: MRKDIKSKAIRRLKIIEGQIRGLQKMVEDESYCVNIITQSSAVKEALSGIEDLVLENHLSTHVIEQMKNGKEDKAVAEILKVYKLAQRKK; this comes from the coding sequence ATGAGAAAAGACATAAAATCCAAAGCCATACGAAGACTAAAAATCATTGAGGGTCAAATTCGTGGTCTTCAAAAAATGGTTGAGGATGAGAGCTACTGCGTAAATATAATCACTCAATCCAGCGCGGTTAAAGAAGCACTCTCTGGCATTGAAGATTTGGTCTTAGAAAACCACCTCTCCACTCATGTTATCGAGCAAATGAAAAATGGAAAAGAAGACAAGGCTGTAGCGGAGATACTAAAAGTTTACAAACTTGCACAAAGAAAAAAATAA
- a CDS encoding class I SAM-dependent methyltransferase yields the protein MLMNKIEFWLMNNPIRAFIQGFEAKKLKSMSDLPSDKAVLEIGCGQGVGTKLIQKHFKPKSINAIDLDPQMIRRAKRRVKAPHIAFEVGDASHLRFTDASFDAIVDFGIIHHIPNWKDALKELHRLLKPGGQLILEDLSIDTFETRIGKILRLFLAHPYKEMYKRKEFYEELKNLGFKVKKQYTNPWWFGMVLRKVR from the coding sequence ATGCTCATGAACAAGATCGAGTTCTGGCTGATGAATAACCCTATAAGGGCGTTTATTCAAGGATTTGAAGCAAAAAAACTCAAAAGCATGTCTGATCTACCAAGTGATAAGGCTGTTTTAGAGATAGGATGCGGACAAGGGGTCGGCACAAAGCTGATTCAAAAACATTTCAAACCTAAGAGCATCAACGCCATCGACCTTGACCCTCAAATGATTAGACGAGCAAAACGTCGCGTGAAGGCTCCTCATATTGCCTTTGAGGTAGGTGATGCTAGTCATTTGAGATTCACCGATGCGTCCTTCGATGCCATTGTCGATTTTGGGATCATCCACCACATTCCAAATTGGAAAGATGCATTGAAGGAATTGCATAGACTTTTGAAGCCAGGCGGACAACTCATCCTAGAAGACCTCTCCATAGACACTTTCGAGACTAGAATCGGTAAAATTCTAAGGCTTTTCTTAGCTCATCCCTATAAAGAAATGTACAAGCGGAAGGAGTTTTACGAAGAACTCAAAAACCTTGGCTTTAAGGTAAAAAAACAGTATACAAACCCTTGGTGGTTTGGAATGGTCTTGAGGAAGGTTCGCTAG
- a CDS encoding cation transporter has translation MKNTKKKSKERRPSLWVYSFYVLGAYILFESIKKLYLHEGPEPSLLGMIIAALSLIIMPFLAHLKYKTGKSMRSRSLVADSKQTFVCVLMSLALLFGTGLNFLFGLWWTDAVTGLVFVFLCFKEGRESIEEGKLCCHGNCFKMEKA, from the coding sequence GTGAAGAACACGAAGAAGAAATCGAAAGAAAGGCGTCCAAGTTTGTGGGTTTACAGTTTCTATGTCTTGGGAGCCTATATTCTATTTGAATCCATCAAAAAACTTTACCTTCATGAGGGGCCGGAGCCCAGTCTCCTCGGTATGATTATTGCCGCGCTTTCTTTAATCATCATGCCTTTCTTGGCCCACCTCAAATACAAGACTGGAAAATCCATGAGGAGTCGAAGCCTGGTGGCAGACTCCAAACAAACTTTTGTCTGCGTGCTCATGTCCCTTGCTCTCTTGTTTGGAACAGGACTCAATTTCCTATTTGGTCTTTGGTGGACAGATGCAGTCACAGGGCTTGTTTTCGTCTTTCTGTGTTTTAAAGAAGGACGTGAAAGCATTGAGGAGGGAAAACTTTGTTGCCATTGAAATTGCTTTAAAATGGAAAAGGCTTAG
- a CDS encoding DUF302 domain-containing protein, protein MSSYSISTYSMKSFDETIELVKLALKEDGFGVLTEIDVRAKMKEKLDKEMRPYLILGACHPPSAFKALELEEEIGLFLPCNVIVYEDETGAVRVGAIRPSVAMSRVDNPNLKSLAETIEATLTRVISKI, encoded by the coding sequence ATGTCTAGCTATTCAATATCGACCTACAGCATGAAGTCCTTTGACGAAACCATTGAACTAGTGAAATTGGCCTTAAAAGAGGACGGTTTTGGCGTACTCACAGAAATTGATGTCCGAGCTAAAATGAAAGAAAAACTGGATAAAGAGATGCGCCCTTACTTGATTTTGGGAGCATGCCATCCACCCTCTGCTTTTAAAGCATTGGAACTGGAAGAGGAGATCGGCCTTTTCTTGCCATGTAACGTGATTGTTTACGAGGATGAAACGGGTGCGGTTCGCGTTGGCGCCATTCGTCCTTCAGTAGCCATGAGTAGGGTTGATAATCCGAACCTGAAATCTCTAGCAGAAACTATTGAAGCAACCCTCACCAGAGTAATCTCTAAAATCTAA